In Microtus ochrogaster isolate Prairie Vole_2 unplaced genomic scaffold, MicOch1.0 UNK85, whole genome shotgun sequence, a single genomic region encodes these proteins:
- the LOC101996582 gene encoding EKC/KEOPS complex subunit LAGE3-like yields MQDPDEGLDGRAGAEEGEDGQQSPQASEAQPSSQSSATEGDYGTFPQSGPQDSSSPAAPGSRAAPGSPSPGSPVGSGAAAEEAAVILHNEHPPLLPGPSGDTASTTGNRLLEFSVTVPFRSAVEADMARRSLVSTARRQQMMVQQEFTVNATVLSVRWTTEDPVLFRISINTFLDQLSLVMRNIQRLEFVAVVKRGRGRSRES; encoded by the exons ATGCAGGACCCTGATGAGGGCCTAGATGGGAGAGCAGGGGCTGAAGAAGGCGAGGATGGGCAGCAGAGTCCTCAAGCTTCCGAAGCCCAGCCTAGCTCTCAAAGTTCGGCAACCGAAGGTGACTATGGCACCTTCCCTCAGAGTGGCCCACAAGATTCCAGTAGCCCAGCTGCTCCTGGTAGCCGGGCTGCTCCAGGCAGTCCCAGCCCAGGGAGCCCTGTGGGGTCAGGTGCAGCTGCTGAAGAGGCAGCTGTCATTCTCCACAATGAGCACCCACCACTTCTCCCTGGACCCAGCGGAGATACTGCATCAACAACGGGAAATCGACTCCTGGAGTT CTCTGTAACAGTGCCTTTCAGGTCTGCAGTGGAGGCAGACATGGCCCGCAGGTCCCTGGTCTCCACTGCCCGTCGCCAGCAAATGATGGTTCAGCAGGAGTTCACAGTGAATGCCACTGTCTTGTCTGT TAGGTGGACTACTGAAGACCCTGTCCTCTTCAGAATTTCCATCAACACTTTCCTTGACCAGCTCTCCCTGGTGATGAGAAACATTCAGCGCCTGGAGTTTGTGGCTGTTGTCAAACGAGGACGAGGAAGAAGTCGTGAATCCTAA